AGATTAAATGATTGAAATTAGGTCAATAAAAAAAAATGACCTATATTTGCAGAGAATTTAAAGAAATAAATGGAGGAGGGCTGGTTATAGCTCTCTTTTTCGTTGTATATGGATTCAAATAAAGTAAAACAGCTAATAGATGAAGCAATCGCGGAGAATCCGTCATTGTTTCTAATCGATTGGAAAATCACTCCAGATGATAAAATTATTATTTTAGCAGATGGAGACGAAGGTCTTTCAGTCGAAGAAATTGTAAGAATAAGCCGACATGTAGAACACAATCTTGATAGAGAAGAGTGTGATTTTGCATTGGAAGTTTCTTCTCCTGGAGTAGGTAGTGAATTAACCATGCCACGTCAATTTGCAAAAAATGTAGGTCGAACATTAGAAGCTACATTAAATGATAAAGTGATAGAAGGCGAAATTGTAGAGGCCGATGATGAAGGTGTTACAGTTTTTTGGGAAGCACGCGAGCCGAAGCCATTAGGAAAAGGAAAAATTACAGTAGAACACGAAGAAAAAATAAATTACGCTGACATCAAGAAAGCGATAATAAAAGTCACCTTTTAAAAAAATAAAGTTTAATGGACAATCTTGCATTAATCGAATCTTTTGGAGATTTTAAAGACGATAAAAATATCGATCGTATCACGCTAATGGCCATCTTAGAAGAAACATTGAAAAGTGTTTTGAAAAAGAAATATGGTACAGATGATAACTTTGATATTATTGTAAATCCTGATAAAGGAGACTTAGAGATTTGGCATAACCGTATCGTTGTAGAAGACGGTTTTTCTGAAGACGATGCAACAGATATCGAATTGTCTGAAGCACGTAAAATTGAGCCAGATTTTGAAGTAGGTGAAGAAGTATCGGAAAAAATTCCGATCGAAGCATTAGGACGT
This portion of the Empedobacter stercoris genome encodes:
- the rimP gene encoding ribosome assembly cofactor RimP; this encodes MDSNKVKQLIDEAIAENPSLFLIDWKITPDDKIIILADGDEGLSVEEIVRISRHVEHNLDREECDFALEVSSPGVGSELTMPRQFAKNVGRTLEATLNDKVIEGEIVEADDEGVTVFWEAREPKPLGKGKITVEHEEKINYADIKKAIIKVTF